A single genomic interval of Arachis duranensis cultivar V14167 chromosome 7, aradu.V14167.gnm2.J7QH, whole genome shotgun sequence harbors:
- the LOC107459247 gene encoding lectin alpha chain — translation MSSTSFTFNKFEFNNEKDLIFQGDASISKNNVLNLTKVDQNGLPLGTSVGRVLYSAPIHLFSSSALASSFETTFTFRISSNNSNNVGDGLAFFIAAPETTIPPGSNGRLLGLFSGPYTTDKVVAVEFDTYPNRDIGDPDFTHIGIDINTLKSSAVGKWSVQSGAIATAYISYDSVSKILSVISSYPNAAPVTVTHAFDLDKTLPEWVRVGFSASTGLFSQKNDILSWSFRSTLTTNNIV, via the coding sequence ATGTCTTCTACCTCTTTTACCTTCAACAAATTTGAGTTTAATAACGAGAAGGACCTCATCTTCCAAGGAGATGCATCCATCTCAAAAAACAATGTCTTAAACCTCACCAAAGTGGACCAAAATGGGTTACCACTAGGTACTAGTGTTGGCAGAGTCTTGTACTCTGCTCCTATTCACCTCTTCAGTAGCTCTGCTTTGGCCTCAAGCTTTGAAACCACCTTCACCTTCCGGATCTCATCAAACAACTCTAATAACGTCGGTGACGGCCTTGCATTTTTCATTGCCGCACCGGAAACTACCATCCCCCCCGGTTCCAACGGCAGATTACTCGGTCTCTTCAGTGGCCCGTACACAACTGATAAAGTAGTTGCTGTTGAATTTGATACTTATCCTAACCGCGACATTGGGGATCCAGATTTTACCCACATCGGGATTGATATCAACACTCTAAAATCATCTGCGGTTGGTAAGTGGAGCGTGCAAAGTGGAGCAATAGCCACTGCATACATATCCTATGACTCTGTTTCTAAGATACTAAGTGTTATCTCTTCATACCCAAACGCGGCTCCAGTAACGGTTACTCATGCTTTTGACCTGGACAAGACACTTCCTGAATGGGTTCGGGTTGGGTTTTCTGCCTCCACTGGGCTATTCTCGC